A genomic window from Silene latifolia isolate original U9 population chromosome Y, ASM4854445v1, whole genome shotgun sequence includes:
- the LOC141629208 gene encoding protein FAR1-RELATED SEQUENCE 5-like, whose protein sequence is MVFVPFTGVDHHKRCITFGAGLIGDESIECYTWLFKTFLEAMSGCQPRIIITDQDKSMKSVVPEVFKESTHRLCMWHIMKKLREKVSYQLFQDEDFKTRLNRSESENSFFDRFLTPHLTLVEFWVCYEGALEAQRHKQSKLNSDNKHSEIPRKTKSNLEVHASEMYWHNIFKDFQTELVASLSDCRFKDVEKIDETKIYILTDLQMPNKSWNVAYTPDNMEITYSCSMFQRMGLLCRHCLWILHNQDFHKIPEHYIMPRWTKAAMSKPVFDKDGKLIDVSQKFFDRKSLSASVARGLFLCRSSGV, encoded by the exons atggtgTTTGTGCCTTTCACAGGAGTTGATCACCACAAAAGGTGCATAACGTTTGGAGCTGGGTTGATAGGTGATGAAAGTATTGAGTGTTATACATGGCTATTCAAGACATTTTTGGAAGCAATGAGCGGGTGCCAACCGAGAATTATAATTACTGATCAGGACAAATCAATGAAGTCGGTAGTCCCGGAAGTGTTTAAGGAGTCAACACACAGACTGTGCATGTGGCACATAATGAAGAAACTAAGAGAAAAAGTCAGTTATCAACTGTTTCAAGATGAGGATTTTAAGACCAGGCTCAAtag GTCTGAGAGTGAAAACAGTTTCTTTGACAGGTTCCTCACACCTCATTTGACCCTTGTTGAGTTTTGGGTGTGCTATGAGGGTGCCTTAGAAGCACAAAGACACAAGCAGTCTAAATTGAACAGTGACAACAAACACTCTGAAATCCCACGGAAAACAAAGTCAAACCTTGAAGTCCATGCTTCTGAAATGTACTGGcacaacattttcaaagactTCCAAACAGAATTGGTTGCATCTTTGTCTGATTGTCGTTTTAAAGATGTggagaagattgatgagacaaaaatatatattctaacAGACTTGCAGATGCCAAATAAGTCATGGAACGTAGCATATACACCAGATAACATGGAGATTACTTATTCATGTTCTATGTTTCAGAGAATGGGCTTGTTGTGCAGGCACTGCCTTTGGATTCTACACAACCAAGATTTTCATAAAATACCAGAACATTACATAATGCCAAGATGGACAAAAGCTGCAATGAGTAAGCCTGTCTTTGATAAAGATGGCAAACTGATAGATGTCTCTCAAAAGTTTTTCGACCGGAAAAGTTTGAGTGCGAGTGTGGCAAGAGGTTTATTCTTGTGTCGCAGTAGTGGAGTGTGA